From the bacterium genome, one window contains:
- a CDS encoding Crp/Fnr family transcriptional regulator gives MNDAKGPKTIPLTVNISCFTCQGRARSEWCNLSDEDLAILDRHKMANTYKAGQIIFYQGNPCLGIYCVESGTIAIRKSDHQGNSALVRMAHGGQTLGYRAYFSGGPYTASAEALDSAHVCFIEKEGVSKLLARNPNLGLQFLSRMAEDLREAEDARLQFTVLSVRARIAHLLLTLKERYGSADDDGNIVIELPMGRRDIADMVGTRPETVARNIQSLHRDGVAFFHGREVIVPDLDALLDEIELAESA, from the coding sequence ATGAACGATGCGAAAGGTCCGAAAACAATCCCCCTGACCGTCAATATCTCTTGCTTCACGTGCCAGGGGCGCGCGCGCAGCGAGTGGTGCAATCTGTCCGATGAGGATCTCGCCATCCTCGACCGCCACAAAATGGCGAACACCTACAAGGCCGGGCAGATCATTTTCTATCAGGGCAATCCCTGCCTCGGGATTTATTGCGTCGAGTCCGGAACGATCGCGATCCGCAAGAGCGATCATCAGGGCAATTCCGCGCTGGTGCGCATGGCGCACGGCGGGCAGACGCTCGGGTATCGCGCGTATTTTTCAGGTGGCCCTTACACGGCAAGCGCCGAGGCTCTCGATTCCGCGCACGTGTGCTTCATCGAAAAGGAGGGGGTCAGCAAGCTTTTGGCTCGCAATCCCAATCTGGGGCTCCAGTTCCTGTCGCGCATGGCCGAAGATCTGAGGGAGGCCGAGGACGCGCGTTTGCAGTTCACCGTCCTGTCGGTTCGCGCGCGCATCGCCCATCTTTTGCTCACGCTCAAGGAGCGCTACGGCAGCGCCGACGACGACGGCAACATCGTGATCGAATTGCCGATGGGCCGGCGCGACATCGCCGACATGGTTGGCACGCGCCCGGAAACTGTCGCGCGCAACATCCAGTCGCTGCACCGCGACGGCGTCGCGTTTTTCCACGGGCGCGAGGTCATCGTGCCGGATCTGGACGCGCTGCTCGACGAGATCGAACTGGCCGAATCCGCCTAG
- a CDS encoding CopD family protein, whose translation MAVLYSLSVVVHLLAAMTWAGGIVFLVAVVVPVSRMPAFKPRAVELVDAVATRYMRVAWIALATLVVTGVFNARFRAGSFENLISADFWSGPFGHVLAAKIVLVLILLVIEAYHDLSLGPRAIDAMKTRPDAPETARLRRRASILGRANGILTLLVIVLAVMLVRGVPF comes from the coding sequence GTGGCCGTTCTCTACTCGCTTTCGGTCGTCGTTCATCTGCTGGCCGCGATGACGTGGGCCGGCGGCATCGTGTTTCTGGTGGCCGTCGTCGTGCCGGTCTCCAGGATGCCGGCATTCAAACCGCGCGCCGTCGAACTCGTGGACGCCGTCGCGACCCGGTACATGCGCGTCGCCTGGATAGCCCTCGCGACGCTCGTCGTGACCGGCGTGTTCAACGCGCGTTTTCGCGCAGGTAGCTTCGAAAACCTTATTTCCGCTGATTTCTGGTCGGGGCCGTTCGGCCACGTGCTCGCGGCGAAAATCGTTCTCGTGCTGATCCTGCTGGTTATCGAGGCGTATCACGACCTGTCGCTCGGGCCGCGCGCGATAGACGCCATGAAGACGCGCCCCGACGCGCCGGAAACGGCCAGGCTTCGCCGAAGGGCGTCGATCCTCGGCCGCGCTAACGGGATTCTCACGCTGCTCGTCATCGTGCTCGCGGTGATGCTCGTCCGCGGCGTGCCGTTTTGA
- a CDS encoding HD domain-containing protein has protein sequence MAFKALPRAARLYVLFMIAAALAVIVGVSTVSLERAPDFSFAVYVALSLAASPFVVKIPYSKVHFSVDTAFVFTILILYGPLPAAIVDAVGKAIMTLNGFRTRKLRTRDHLFKLPFNMASGVLSVFGAYILFQALTPHGIQSSADFVLPIIGVTLAYYVLNTGTVAIAICITEPQNVFTFWARNFLQTGIGYMTSGSIATLLLIMDSIESELGFLVTIPIGILVIFSQRIYLQKEEDAIKHIDELEKLHLSTFESLALAIDAKDPHTHGHVHRVRHLAVGLARKLGIVDEEHLTGLSFAALVHDIGKIAIPDAILKKPGKYSDREFLVMQSHSIIGAEMLRNLPIPFPVAKIVRHHHEKWNGGGYPDGLAGEEIPLDSRIITVADIYDAIRSSRPYRARMERERALQIMASELGQSIDPHIGAVFLRHIDELDHEVEMVDSRIIDIVRATKLDLDFFAEPDKPAPTSERELALFNGLTRIFSADADLEATLHELAAVVATVVAYSALVVYLPDERRENLEPRFVHGLDVGPLRSNSVPAGAGVTGWVYNARTPTVTRPDAAEFRGSNGLAEQYRLALSVPVVATGDPVAVLTMYSEFGNAFGGEEQDLLYGVSAVMAALIEARLRRVRSARPALRSVAGV, from the coding sequence ATGGCGTTTAAGGCCCTTCCTCGCGCGGCGCGCCTTTACGTTCTGTTCATGATCGCGGCGGCGCTCGCGGTGATCGTCGGCGTTTCGACCGTTTCGCTCGAACGCGCGCCGGACTTTTCGTTCGCCGTTTACGTCGCGCTGTCCCTGGCCGCCTCGCCCTTCGTCGTCAAGATCCCCTATTCCAAAGTGCATTTCTCCGTGGACACGGCGTTCGTGTTCACGATTCTCATTCTTTACGGCCCTTTGCCCGCGGCGATCGTGGACGCCGTCGGCAAGGCCATCATGACATTGAACGGCTTCCGCACGCGCAAGCTGCGCACGCGCGATCACCTGTTCAAATTGCCTTTCAACATGGCCTCCGGCGTCCTATCCGTTTTCGGCGCCTACATTCTCTTTCAGGCGCTGACGCCGCACGGCATCCAGTCGTCGGCGGATTTTGTTCTTCCCATCATCGGCGTTACGCTCGCGTATTACGTCTTGAACACGGGCACCGTGGCGATCGCGATCTGCATCACCGAGCCGCAAAACGTTTTCACGTTCTGGGCGCGCAATTTCCTGCAAACCGGCATCGGATACATGACGTCAGGCTCGATCGCGACGTTGCTTCTGATCATGGATTCCATCGAAAGCGAGCTTGGATTCCTGGTGACGATCCCGATCGGCATCCTCGTCATCTTCTCGCAGCGCATCTACCTGCAAAAGGAGGAGGATGCGATCAAGCACATCGACGAGCTGGAAAAACTGCATCTTTCCACGTTTGAATCCCTCGCGCTCGCCATCGACGCCAAGGACCCGCACACGCACGGGCACGTCCACCGCGTGCGGCACCTCGCGGTGGGGCTCGCGCGAAAGCTCGGCATCGTGGACGAGGAACATCTGACCGGGCTTTCGTTCGCGGCGCTGGTGCACGACATCGGCAAGATCGCCATCCCGGACGCGATCCTGAAAAAGCCCGGCAAATATTCCGACCGCGAGTTTCTTGTGATGCAGTCGCACTCGATCATCGGCGCGGAGATGCTGAGAAATCTGCCGATCCCCTTTCCCGTCGCGAAGATCGTCCGCCACCATCACGAGAAGTGGAACGGCGGCGGGTATCCCGACGGGCTCGCGGGCGAGGAGATTCCGCTCGATTCGCGCATCATCACGGTTGCGGATATCTACGACGCGATCCGTTCGTCGCGTCCTTACCGCGCGCGCATGGAGCGCGAGCGCGCGCTGCAGATCATGGCTTCCGAGCTTGGCCAGTCGATCGATCCGCACATCGGCGCCGTGTTTTTGCGGCACATCGACGAGCTCGACCACGAGGTGGAGATGGTCGACAGCCGCATCATCGACATCGTGCGCGCGACGAAGCTCGATCTCGACTTTTTCGCGGAACCGGACAAGCCCGCGCCGACAAGCGAGCGCGAACTGGCGTTATTCAACGGCCTGACGCGCATCTTTTCCGCGGATGCCGACCTCGAGGCGACGCTCCATGAGTTGGCCGCGGTGGTCGCGACCGTGGTCGCCTATTCCGCACTTGTCGTTTATCTGCCCGACGAGCGGCGAGAAAATCTCGAACCGCGTTTCGTGCATGGCCTGGATGTCGGGCCGCTTCGGTCCAACAGCGTACCGGCGGGTGCCGGCGTAACCGGTTGGGTCTACAACGCGCGAACGCCGACGGTGACCAGGCCGGACGCCGCGGAGTTTCGCGGCTCCAACGGTCTTGCGGAGCAATACCGGCTCGCGCTTTCGGTGCCCGTCGTCGCGACGGGGGATCCGGTCGCGGTTCTGACGATGTACTCCGAATTCGGCAACGCGTTCGGGGGCGAGGAGCAGGATTTGCTCTACGGCGTCTCCGCCGTCATGGCGGCGCTCATCGAGGCCCGGTTGCGACGGGTCCGAAGCGCGCGGCCGGCCTTGCGTTCGGTCGCCGGCGTTTAG
- a CDS encoding PilZ domain-containing protein has protein sequence MTERRKNRRIPYKAPMEIAAGKRRLDGYFRDISSDGALVAASEDIAVGERIRMIGEINAASVRRSGTVRWTRHLGLPPHAPGPAVEFGVHFDDDTGGAWSDAVAKHEAAFVERRAFGRPKRTLRVVYVGPNAFLEESRMESFTADIGRGGAYVVARRALPLNARVDIEARDDSARASFAVQARVASVVSEERATRLGTPPGFGLEFITFHDEGAAHFAAYLERVASPAGGAHGAESGNE, from the coding sequence ATGACCGAACGTCGAAAAAACCGGCGGATTCCGTATAAAGCCCCAATGGAAATCGCTGCGGGGAAGCGGCGTCTGGACGGATATTTCCGCGACATTTCCTCCGATGGCGCGCTGGTCGCGGCAAGCGAAGACATCGCCGTCGGCGAGCGCATCCGCATGATCGGGGAGATCAATGCCGCGAGCGTTCGGCGCTCGGGAACGGTGCGTTGGACGCGCCACCTCGGGTTGCCCCCGCACGCGCCGGGGCCGGCGGTCGAATTCGGGGTGCATTTCGACGATGACACGGGCGGCGCCTGGAGCGACGCCGTCGCGAAACACGAGGCGGCTTTCGTGGAGCGTCGCGCGTTCGGACGCCCCAAGCGGACCCTGCGCGTCGTCTACGTCGGCCCCAACGCGTTTCTCGAGGAATCGCGGATGGAGAGCTTCACGGCCGATATCGGGCGCGGCGGCGCCTATGTCGTGGCCCGGCGCGCGTTGCCGCTCAATGCGCGCGTCGATATCGAGGCGCGCGACGATTCGGCGCGCGCGTCATTTGCCGTGCAGGCTCGGGTGGCGTCGGTCGTTTCGGAGGAGCGCGCGACGCGCCTCGGAACGCCGCCGGGATTCGGCCTCGAGTTCATCACGTTTCACGACGAGGGCGCGGCGCACTTCGCCGCCTACCTCGAGCGCGTGGCAAGTCCCGCGGGCGGCGCGCATGGCGCCGAGTCGGGCAACGAATGA
- the glpE gene encoding thiosulfate sulfurtransferase GlpE: MNLPEIPQIDIDEARRRLSEGKTLFVDVRDPMSFNRARVPGALRVSDANVEEFVRETDKERCLIVYCYHGHTSLGGAAYFLDQGFREVYSMIGGFEAWRMNNPVETG, translated from the coding sequence ATGAATCTTCCGGAAATCCCTCAAATCGATATCGACGAAGCTCGCCGGCGACTGAGCGAGGGGAAGACGTTGTTTGTCGACGTGCGCGATCCGATGTCGTTCAACCGCGCGCGCGTGCCGGGGGCGCTGCGCGTCAGCGACGCCAACGTCGAGGAATTCGTGCGGGAGACGGACAAGGAACGGTGCCTCATCGTCTATTGTTACCATGGCCATACGAGCCTTGGCGGCGCCGCGTATTTTCTGGATCAAGGTTTCCGCGAGGTTTACAGCATGATCGGCGGGTTCGAGGCGTGGAGGATGAACAACCCCGTTGAAACTGGCTGA
- a CDS encoding medium chain dehydrogenase/reductase family protein translates to MPLTHRIVVRRPGAYDRLELVEEPIAEPGEGEVRIRVEAIGVNFADTAVRMGLYRAARKLVGWPITPGFEVAGRVDEIGPGVNDLALDERVMALTLFGGYAAHVVVPRDAVFRVPPDWSINDAAGFAVVFLTAYYALFELGGPRAGGAVLVHSAAGGVGQALMQLCRIGGFRAIGVVGSAHKIDAVRALGAEAVIDRSAENLWRRAAQIVPEGYDVVCDAIGYKTLRGGYAALRPGGQLVSFGLASMMKPGRGKPDWPRIIWGLLRMPRYNPMKLTIDNKSVHGFNLSCMYERRELLAAFMERLLEWAAQGRIAPAPTRTFPLAEAGEAHRSLESGETTGKLVLVPGG, encoded by the coding sequence TTGCCTCTCACGCACCGCATCGTCGTCCGCAGGCCGGGCGCGTACGACAGGCTCGAGCTTGTCGAGGAACCGATCGCGGAACCCGGCGAGGGGGAGGTACGCATCCGCGTCGAGGCGATCGGCGTCAACTTCGCCGATACCGCCGTGCGGATGGGCCTTTATCGCGCGGCCAGGAAACTCGTCGGATGGCCGATCACGCCGGGATTCGAGGTCGCGGGACGCGTGGACGAAATCGGCCCGGGAGTGAACGATCTCGCGCTCGACGAGCGGGTCATGGCGCTGACGCTATTCGGCGGATACGCCGCGCACGTCGTCGTTCCGCGAGACGCCGTTTTTCGCGTTCCGCCGGACTGGTCGATAAACGACGCGGCGGGCTTCGCGGTGGTTTTTCTGACGGCCTATTACGCGCTGTTTGAGCTTGGCGGCCCGCGCGCGGGCGGCGCGGTGCTCGTGCATTCCGCGGCGGGCGGCGTCGGCCAGGCGCTCATGCAGCTTTGCCGTATCGGCGGATTCCGCGCGATCGGTGTCGTCGGATCGGCGCACAAGATCGACGCCGTCCGTGCGCTCGGCGCCGAGGCGGTGATCGACCGGTCGGCGGAAAACCTCTGGCGGCGCGCGGCCCAAATCGTGCCGGAAGGCTACGACGTCGTTTGCGACGCGATCGGCTACAAGACGTTGCGTGGCGGGTACGCGGCGCTTCGGCCCGGCGGGCAGCTCGTCAGTTTCGGCCTCGCGTCGATGATGAAACCGGGACGCGGAAAACCCGACTGGCCGCGCATCATCTGGGGACTTCTACGCATGCCCCGTTACAATCCGATGAAGCTAACGATCGACAACAAGAGTGTCCACGGATTCAACCTCTCCTGCATGTACGAGAGGCGCGAACTGCTCGCCGCGTTCATGGAGCGGCTTCTCGAATGGGCGGCGCAGGGGCGGATTGCGCCGGCGCCGACGCGAACTTTCCCCCTCGCCGAGGCGGGCGAGGCACACCGCAGCCTTGAGTCCGGCGAGACGACGGGCAAGCTCGTGCTCGTCCCCGGCGGCTGA
- a CDS encoding DUF962 domain-containing protein — MAQRYATFREFYPFYLSEHSNRTCRRLHFAGSSLALVCVAGAFVTGTWWLVGIALLCGYGFAWVGHFFYEKNKPASFKQPLYSFLGDWVMYKDILLGKVKI, encoded by the coding sequence ATGGCGCAGCGTTACGCGACGTTTCGCGAGTTTTATCCCTTCTATTTGTCCGAGCACTCGAACAGGACGTGCCGGCGCCTGCACTTTGCCGGCAGTTCCCTTGCGCTCGTTTGCGTCGCGGGGGCTTTCGTGACGGGCACATGGTGGCTTGTCGGCATCGCGCTTTTGTGCGGCTACGGCTTTGCCTGGGTCGGTCACTTCTTTTACGAGAAGAACAAACCCGCCTCCTTCAAACAGCCCCTCTACAGCTTTCTCGGCGACTGGGTGATGTACAAGGACATCCTGCTCGGCAAGGTGAAAATCTAA
- a CDS encoding NAD(P)-dependent oxidoreductase: MPDLKNKTVVISGASRGIGLAIGLACAADGANVAILAKTDTPHPRLPGTIHTAAREIEDAGGKALALVCDIRFEDHVASAVKRTVETFGGIDVLVNNASAIFLAGTLQTPMKRYDLMHQINARGTYVCSQACLPHLLEAANPHILNISPPLNMETRWFAPHVAYTMAKFGMSMCVLGMAGEFAGKVGVNALWPRTIIATAAVQNLLGGDDVVARGRWPAVMGDAARAILARDAKTCNGNFFVDEDVLRAEGVTDFEKYAVTPGAELMEDYFI; this comes from the coding sequence GTGCCCGATTTGAAAAACAAAACCGTGGTCATCAGCGGCGCCAGCCGGGGGATTGGCCTGGCGATTGGGCTTGCCTGCGCTGCGGACGGCGCGAATGTCGCGATCCTCGCCAAGACGGATACGCCGCATCCCCGGCTGCCCGGAACGATCCACACCGCCGCGCGGGAGATCGAAGACGCCGGCGGAAAGGCGCTGGCGCTCGTATGCGATATCCGCTTTGAGGATCACGTCGCAAGCGCGGTGAAGCGGACCGTCGAAACGTTCGGCGGCATCGACGTGCTGGTAAACAACGCGAGCGCGATCTTTTTGGCGGGCACGCTTCAGACGCCGATGAAGCGCTACGATCTGATGCACCAGATCAACGCGCGGGGCACGTACGTCTGTTCGCAGGCGTGCCTGCCGCATTTGCTCGAGGCAGCCAATCCGCACATCCTCAACATCTCCCCGCCGCTCAACATGGAGACACGCTGGTTCGCGCCGCACGTCGCGTACACCATGGCCAAGTTCGGCATGTCGATGTGCGTTCTGGGGATGGCGGGCGAGTTCGCGGGCAAGGTCGGCGTCAACGCGCTCTGGCCGCGGACGATCATCGCCACCGCGGCTGTTCAAAACCTTCTCGGCGGCGACGATGTCGTCGCTCGCGGTCGCTGGCCCGCCGTCATGGGCGATGCCGCGCGCGCGATCCTCGCGCGGGACGCAAAAACCTGCAACGGCAACTTCTTCGTGGACGAGGATGTGCTGCGCGCCGAAGGCGTGACGGATTTCGAAAAATACGCGGTGACCCCGGGCGCCGAGCTGATGGAAGACTACTTTATCTGA